The genomic window GCACTTTTAGTTTAGCTGTAAAAATTGCGGCACCTGTTTTAGCAGTGTTAATTATTATTGATTTTGTCCTGGGCCTTGTTGCTCGGACAGTACCCCAATTAAATGTTTTTATCTTAGGCTTTCCTTTAAAAATCGGGTTCGGTATAGTTACCTTATCTATTTTACTTCCTTTTTTAGTTATGATTTTTACTAAGATCTTAAGCACTATGGAACAAGATCTGCTATTGATTATTAGGAGCTTTGGATGAACAATTCATATTTTTGGGTCATAGATTTACAATTATTTGCTGAAGAAAAAACTGAGGAAGCGACTCCTCATCGCAAACAAGAAACGCGTAAGAAAGGCCAGGTTGCTAAAAGTTCAGACATCAATGCAGCCTTTGTTTTACTGGCCCTGCTAGTTTTAATTTATATTCTAAAGGATTATATTACATCCGGTTTCATGAACACCATTTGGTATTTATTACACGATGCAATGAAAAATCCTTTGAGCCAGCAGAATTTGATGGCTCTGTTTACATATGCTTTTGTCCAATTTTTTAAAATAATAGCTCCAATTTTTTGTGGTGCTATTTTAGTAGGAGTAAGCATTAATCTTGCCCAGGTAGGTTTTTTGTTTGCTCCAGAAGCAATTAAACCTAAGCTAGAAAATATTAACCCAATTAGTGGTTTTAAAAGGATGTTTTCCCGCAAAGCACTAGTTGAGTTACTTAAGGCACTGCTGAAGATAATTGTTGTTGGCGCAGTGGGCTATAGATTAATTAAAAAGAACTTTAACACATTACTGCTTCTATTTGATTATGATAACTACAATGCTTTTATGATTGCAGCCAAATTACTATTTAATATCAGTTTAAATATTA from Bacillota bacterium LX-D includes these protein-coding regions:
- the flhB gene encoding flagellar biosynthesis protein FlhB; this translates as MNNSYFWVIDLQLFAEEKTEEATPHRKQETRKKGQVAKSSDINAAFVLLALLVLIYILKDYITSGFMNTIWYLLHDAMKNPLSQQNLMALFTYAFVQFFKIIAPIFCGAILVGVSINLAQVGFLFAPEAIKPKLENINPISGFKRMFSRKALVELLKALLKIIVVGAVGYRLIKKNFNTLLLLFDYDNYNAFMIAAKLLFNISLNIILVFLVIAILDFIFQRYEFRQNIKMSKQEVKEEFKQTEGDPKIKSKLREKQRQMAMHRMMESVPQATVVITNPTHLAIALKYETGGTEAPIVVAKGAGEIARKIKEKAMENKVPVVEAKPVARLLYQNAEINQEIPVELYQAVAEILATLYREGKRF